A stretch of DNA from Anaerobacillus isosaccharinicus:
AGCATGACACATCTCGTTTTACTTGTAATTAAACTTTCAATTTGTTTTGCCGTAATTTTAAAACCAGTTTCTCTTGTATCAGCATAGACAGGAATCCCACCACACATTTTAATGATTGGCTCATAAGCGGGATAAACTGGTCCAGGAAGAATGACTTCGGAACCTTCTTCTAAAATGGTCCGAAAGGCAATGTCAATCCCTTGACTCGCACCTATTGTTGTAATCACTTCTGTTTTTGGATTGTATGTAAGCTTGTATTTAAATTCAATAAAATTTGTCGCTGCTAGGCAAAGCTCATCTAGACCAGCATTCTTCGTATACCCCGTTTTATTTTCAGCAATCGCTTTTTTACCTGCTTCTTTAATATGCTCTGGTGTTGGGAAATCTGGTTGTCCTATCGTAAGCTGTATTGCGTCAGGGAACTGCGCAACTCTGTTAAAAAACTGACGAATTCCAGAAATTTGAATGTTTTTGACTTGTGTATTAATTAGATGTTCCATTAGTCCCTACCTTTCATCGCGTTGCTAATATGTATTAACAGTATTTTAGCAAAAAACAATTAGAAAAAGGAAACTTTTTCTTAGTCGAATGCTGTTGCACTATAGTTTTTAGTAAGCTATATGCTACAAACCTTCTCTAATCTTTAAAACCGTTAACTCTTTCATTTTCGCTTCAAACATTAAATCCGTCTTTCGGTCGCCAAGTAAGTGGGTAAACGTATTAAAATCTTCTTTTAAAATATAATCATGATGGGCTGTATCTGTTTTTGAATTTCTGCCCGAGCTAATGTGCATTTTAGGCAAACGAATATTTTTCCATGTAGCAACGACCTTGTCTAGTAACAGATCAATTTCAATGTCCTTATATGGGTTGCAATAATGGTGGTGAATATCAAAACAAACGGGAACACCTATTTCTTCATTTATATCTAATACATCTTTAACATGAAATGACTTATCATCATTTTCCAAAATTAACATCTTTTTAATTTCAGGACTTAGCTTTTTATAGTTTTCAACATAACGTTTTTTGGCTTCATCTTTATCACCATAAACACCTCCAACGTGGATGACCATATCGGTTCCACCCATTAAAGCAATTAGCTTATAGTGATACTCCAAGTCCCGGAATGCGTTAGTGATCACTTTTTCATTTGGTGAATTAATAATCGTATATTGACCAGGATGAACAGATAACCTCATTTGATGTTTTTCCTGAAACGCTCTTATTTCCTTAGTGAGACTTAATACGTCTTCATCGTCCCACCACTCCCACGTTAAAATTTCATGACTCCCAAATGGAACAATATCGCTACTAACCCGAAAAAATTTGATATTTTGTTCATGATTCCACTGAAGAATTCTGAGGACAGATACTAAATTATGTAAAGTTAACTCTTTTACTTTTGCCATTCCCTCTAGTTCTACAGTTTTCATTCTACATGTCCTCATTTTAAGTCCAAGCGTAACATTTAAACAAGCGTAACCAAGCTTCATTTCAACACCTTCATTCTGTATTTAGGGAATGAATTGACTCTCATTCACCTTAGTTTTTAAAAACCTACCTCTTTACCAATTAAAATTGCTATTCGTATAAACTCTTTTCTGTTATAATTCCGTTCATATGACTAAAAGTAGAAAGAAGGGGTGTTATGATACAAACCCTTACACTTAAAGCAAAAACAAAGCAATTTACCTATATATTGATCCCTATCTTAGTAACTCAGTTCGCTCTTTTCTCAATGAACTTCTTTGACACTATGATGAGCGGCCATGTAAGTTCTAGTGATTTAGCAGGTGTTGCAATCGGCTCAAGCCTTTGGGTGCCTATATTTACAGGTCTCTCAGGCATTCTAATGGCCATAACACCGATAGTTGCTCATCATATTGGTGCTAATAATAAAAAGGATGTCCCTGCGACTGTTGTCCAAGGAATCTATTTATCTATTCTTCTTGCTCTAATTGTCATTATTCTAGGATTTATTTTTATAAACCCAATTTTAAGTTTAATGAACTTAGATCCAATCGTTGAAACAATTGCTAGGAACTATTTACTTGCCTTAGCCATTGGTGTTTTTCCATTGTTCTGTTATACGATTTTACGATCATTTATCGATGCTTTAGGCCACACCCGTGTAACCATGATCATAACACTATTATCTTTACCAATTAACATTTTCTTTAACTATATTTTAATTTTCGGTAAGTTAGGATTTCCTCAATTAGGTGGTGTTGGTGCCGGTGTCGCATCATCAATAACGTATTGGTGTATCTTTTTAATTTCAATTTATTTTATCCAGCGTGTAACTCCATTTGCACAATATAACATTTTTCGAAGTTGGGTCAGCGTCTCGCTTCAATCTTGGAAAGAAATTTTAAAAATAGGCGTACCAAGCGGGCTTGCTATTTTTTGCGAAACAAGTATATTTGCAGCGGTAACCTTA
This window harbors:
- the uvsE gene encoding UV DNA damage repair endonuclease UvsE; this translates as MKLGYACLNVTLGLKMRTCRMKTVELEGMAKVKELTLHNLVSVLRILQWNHEQNIKFFRVSSDIVPFGSHEILTWEWWDDEDVLSLTKEIRAFQEKHQMRLSVHPGQYTIINSPNEKVITNAFRDLEYHYKLIALMGGTDMVIHVGGVYGDKDEAKKRYVENYKKLSPEIKKMLILENDDKSFHVKDVLDINEEIGVPVCFDIHHHYCNPYKDIEIDLLLDKVVATWKNIRLPKMHISSGRNSKTDTAHHDYILKEDFNTFTHLLGDRKTDLMFEAKMKELTVLKIREGL
- a CDS encoding MATE family efflux transporter produces the protein MIQTLTLKAKTKQFTYILIPILVTQFALFSMNFFDTMMSGHVSSSDLAGVAIGSSLWVPIFTGLSGILMAITPIVAHHIGANNKKDVPATVVQGIYLSILLALIVIILGFIFINPILSLMNLDPIVETIARNYLLALAIGVFPLFCYTILRSFIDALGHTRVTMIITLLSLPINIFFNYILIFGKLGFPQLGGVGAGVASSITYWCIFLISIYFIQRVTPFAQYNIFRSWVSVSLQSWKEILKIGVPSGLAIFCETSIFAAVTLLMSQYSTITIAAHQAALNFATFLYMLPMSISMALTITIGFEVGAKRYKDAKSYSYLGISLGFLLGIVCSLILFIFNKQVGMLYTNEPAVLELISQFLIFAIFFQMSDAVGAPLQGALRGYKDVNVTFLLAVLSFWIIGLPLGYVLATYTEFGAFGYWIGLITGLATGAVFLFIRLQYVQKKYFKLQPLLSMKKSS